One genomic window of Nicotiana sylvestris chromosome 10, ASM39365v2, whole genome shotgun sequence includes the following:
- the LOC138880378 gene encoding uncharacterized protein, producing MGKTTEEALQLLNDISENAIQWPSECIIIKKVATVNQVDALNTLTQQIISLAQKFESFQVNTQQPSQSETCDMCEGNHLNHEYQENNHTDEQVHSVGYKPYPFGSPMAQKHPGFQWRNSNGAENSTSFQKQQVQGPSGSQNQNRGEPNYRPYQQAGPYQQSPQQAHSSLDELLYKYIKVTDENMESQGSALKNLEMQLSQLATLVSEKIQEKEVKKKEENNIEKLTPFPVTIPFPQKLKRENLDNRFSKFLETLKQIHINIPFPDALLQMPSYAKFIKEILSSKRKLEEVSVVMLTEKCSAILQNKLPQKLGDSSSFTIPCSLGGVYFEKALCNSGASINLMPFSIFRKLNLGEMKDIGVSLQFADQSTKKPKGIIENVLVRVDTFVFPIDFIVLEMKECHDEPIILGRPFLSTGKEIINVHQGQLILRVDEERVNFDMQKILRFSGDETSSSCFSIDMLNYLTDEFKDDQLIPKSMERCLAKSGTIQDDDPIIRRETGILEKDSEEEEMQPEQVEPKIELKVLPYHLKYVYLKEELFLDSYRPIVQPQRRLNPAIQEVVKKEIVMLLVAGYTQIPIAPEDQNKTTFTCPHGTYAYRRMPFGLCNVPTTFQRCMSAIFSDMTENFLEIFMEDFTLFRKIFEDCLHHLTLVLKRCEEANLILNWEKYHFMVIEGIVLGHKITAKGIEVDKAKIDVI from the exons ATGGGAAAGACCACGGAGGAAGCATTGCAATTGTTGAACGATATTTCTGAGAATGCCATCCAATGGCCATCTGAATGTATAATCATCAAGAAGGTTGCTACGGTAAATCAGGTTGATGCTTTAAATACACTAACACAACAAATTATTTCTTTGGCACAAAAGTTTGAATCTTTTCAGGTGAATACACAACAACCAAGCCAATCTGAGACTTGTGACATGTGTGAAGGAAACCATCTGAACCATGAATATCAAGAAAACAATCATACTGACGAACAAGTCCATTCTGTTGGTTATAAACCGTACCCTTTTGGGAGTCCAATGGCACAAAAGCATCCAGGATTTCAATGGAGAAATTCAAATGGTGCAGAGAACTCTACAAGCTTTCAAAAGCAACAAGTACAAGGTCCGTCGGGATCGCAGAATCAGAACCGTGGGGAACCAAACTATAGACCTTATCAACAAGCAGGGCCATATCAACAAAGTCCTCAACAAGCTCATTCAAGTCTTGATGAACTTTTGTATAAATACATTAAGGTCACTGATGAAAATATGGAAAGCCAGGGTTCAGCCCTCAAAAATCTAGAAATGCAATTAAGTCAACTGGCAACTCTTGTGTCAGAAAAGATTCAAG AGAAAGAagtcaagaaaaaagaagaaaataatattGAAAAGTTGACTCCTTTCCCTGTGACAATTCCTTTTCCACAAAAactgaaaagagaaaatcttgaTAATCGATTTTCAAAGTTTTTGGAGACTTTAAAACAAATCCACATTAATATTCCTTTTCCTGATGCTTTGTTGCAAATGCCTTCTTATGCCAAATTCATAAAAGAAATTttgtcaagtaaaagaaaattggAAGAAGTTTCTGTAGTGATGCTTACTGAAAAATGCAGtgctatacttcaaaataagctaccaCAAAAACTTGGTGATTCAAGTAGTTTTACAATTCCATGCTCTTTGGGAGGAGTATATTTTGAAAAAGCACTTTGTAATTCTGGAGCTTCAATTAACTTGATGCCATTTTCTATCTTTAGAAAATTAAATCTTGGTGAAATGAAAGACATAGGTGTTTCTCTTCAGTTTGCAGATCAAAGTACTAAGAAACCTAAAGGAATAATTGAAAATGTGCTCGTAAGAGTAGATACGTTTGTTTTCCCTATAGATTTTATAGTACTTGAAATGAAGGAATGTCATGATGAACCAATTATTTTGGGTAGACCATTTCTTTCCAcaggtaaagaaatcataaatgtcCATCAAGGACAACTGATTTTGAGAGTTGATGAAGAAAGAGTCAAttttgatatgcaaaagatattaAGATTTTCAGGAGATGAGACATCATCTTCATGTTTTTCGATTGACATGCTTAATTATCTTACAGATGAATTTAAAGATGATCAATTGATTCCAAAATCAATGGAAAGATGTTTGGCCAAATCTGGCACCATACAAGATGATGATCCTATTATCAGAAGAGAAACTGGAATACTAGAAAAAGATTCTGAAGAGGAGGAGATGCAACCAGAACAAGTTGAACCAAAAATTGAACTCAAAGTTCTCCcatatcatttaaaatatgtttatCTTAAGGAAGAATTATTTCTA GATAGCTACAGGCCAATAGTCCAGCCCCAAAGGAGATTGAATCCTGCAATACAGGAAGTAGTAAAAAAGGAGATCGTAATGCTTTTGGTGGCAG GGTATACCCAAATACCAATTGCACCTGAAGATCAGAACAAAACAACTTTCACATGTCCTCATGGAACATATGCCTATAggagaatgccatttggtctatgCAATGTCCCTACTACATTTCAGCGTTGCATGTCAGCAATTTTTTCTGACATGactgaaaattttcttgaaatattTATGGAAGATTTTACACTCTTTAGAAAAATATTTGAGGATTGTCTTCACCACTTGACCTTAGTTCTTAAGAGATGTGAAGAGGCAAACTTGattcttaattgggaaaaatatcattttatggttATTGAGGGAATCGTTTTAGGACATAAAATCACTGCTAAAGGGATAGAAGttgataaggctaaaattgatGTTATATAG